A window of Thermosipho affectus contains these coding sequences:
- a CDS encoding LacI family DNA-binding transcriptional regulator has product MKKKNITIKDVAKKAGVGVGTVSRVINNSPHVNPRTKEHVLKIIQEMGYMPNPHARRLSSGHTKIITTIFPQMVGEFHQLLLSGIDEVFEKEGYTSFVYPLYSENRYKFVRESSDFVLGTDGVIIDALNVDKLLKQYIPKNVPVVSVEFDSQKYDSVILDNFYGGMIAGDYLSNFEGDLFIVTHDRKTKLESTVFEERVSGFIESIERKGRKVAKIFKIDLDWLEAIKVAKAVFSISKKPLIFATTDYFAFPVIEFARIKGLEPKEDFFLCGFDNLTLSSILNITTIKQPIKKMGKTAGEMLLRKIKGYSRKRQTVAFKPELIERNT; this is encoded by the coding sequence ATGAAAAAGAAAAATATTACCATAAAAGATGTGGCAAAAAAAGCAGGTGTTGGTGTGGGAACTGTTTCGCGGGTTATAAATAACAGTCCGCACGTTAACCCAAGAACTAAAGAACATGTATTAAAAATTATACAGGAAATGGGTTACATGCCAAATCCTCATGCAAGAAGGCTTTCAAGTGGACACACAAAGATAATAACCACTATCTTTCCACAGATGGTTGGTGAATTTCACCAACTTTTGCTTTCTGGAATAGATGAAGTATTTGAAAAAGAAGGATATACTTCCTTTGTATATCCACTTTACAGTGAAAATAGATATAAATTTGTAAGGGAAAGCTCTGATTTTGTGCTTGGTACCGACGGAGTAATAATTGATGCGCTAAATGTTGACAAGCTCTTAAAACAGTATATCCCAAAAAATGTACCCGTTGTTTCGGTGGAATTTGATTCGCAAAAGTACGATTCTGTAATATTGGATAATTTCTACGGTGGAATGATAGCAGGAGACTATCTATCTAATTTTGAAGGTGATTTATTTATAGTAACACACGATAGAAAAACAAAATTAGAAAGTACCGTCTTTGAAGAAAGGGTAAGTGGATTTATCGAATCAATAGAAAGAAAAGGAAGAAAAGTAGCAAAAATATTTAAAATAGATCTCGATTGGCTTGAAGCAATTAAAGTTGCAAAAGCTGTTTTTTCCATTTCAAAAAAACCCCTTATATTTGCAACAACAGATTACTTTGCATTCCCGGTAATAGAATTTGCAAGGATAAAAGGACTTGAACCTAAAGAAGACTTTTTTCTCTGTGGATTTGATAATCTTACTTTATCCAGCATATTAAATATTACCACCATAAAACAACCTATAAAGAAAATGGGAAAAACTGCAGGTGAAATGTTATTAAGAAAAATAAAGGGATATAGCAGAAAAAGACAAACAGTTGCCTTTAAACCTGAATTAATAGAAAGAAATACATAA
- a CDS encoding radical SAM protein, translating to MKSAVLIDGYVDEPAVLGVPPYISTYARYIAGTLLLKGFEVTYTTIDQIREKDNWQIFNDYDVMVILSSVTVPGKYIGGTPITIDEIEKLFELNKKPFRILTGAIVKFLKSTKADDVAEDFLKYAFENVSYEIIRKVSIEGAQIVKQHPRYPDVICEIEVSLGCERKTYCTFCSEPILHPIFSSRPVKDIVDEVEALYKCGVRAFRLGRSANILAYGFDKNSSKINISLINELYNGIRDVAPELEVLHTDNANPGFIAKYYPESARAIEIIVNYNTPGDIFSFGIESFDENVRKKNNIQGSVDDIDFAIRLVNEVGGKRVEGVPKLLPGLNFIFGLYGETKKSYEILYKKLKEYLNDNVLIRRINLRQLYLVPNTPMWYLSKRKHLKVNKKLFNHYKYLIRREIDAPMLRKVFPKGTIIRNVISEFREGNITFARPLGTYPILIGVIGIFEGKSDVYVVDHGRRSITAIEMERKVGDYSINELTKIPGIGKSTAQMLKEKFFNQPLWKVLEGQVD from the coding sequence ATGAAATCAGCCGTGTTAATTGATGGATATGTGGATGAACCTGCTGTTTTAGGAGTTCCACCATATATAAGCACATACGCCCGCTATATAGCGGGCACTTTGTTGCTAAAAGGCTTTGAAGTAACATATACTACTATAGACCAAATAAGAGAAAAAGATAATTGGCAAATTTTCAACGATTACGATGTTATGGTTATTTTATCCTCCGTTACAGTTCCTGGAAAGTACATCGGTGGAACACCAATAACGATAGATGAAATCGAAAAGCTATTTGAGCTAAACAAAAAGCCTTTTAGAATTTTAACAGGTGCAATTGTGAAATTTTTAAAAAGTACAAAAGCAGATGATGTAGCTGAAGATTTTTTAAAGTATGCATTTGAAAATGTAAGCTACGAAATAATTAGGAAAGTTTCTATAGAAGGTGCACAGATTGTAAAACAACATCCGAGATATCCAGACGTTATCTGTGAAATTGAAGTTTCATTGGGATGTGAAAGAAAAACGTATTGTACTTTTTGCAGTGAGCCAATTTTACACCCAATTTTTTCATCAAGACCTGTAAAAGATATAGTAGATGAAGTCGAAGCCCTTTATAAGTGCGGAGTAAGGGCTTTTAGACTAGGAAGAAGTGCAAATATACTTGCATACGGATTTGACAAAAATTCATCAAAAATTAATATTTCATTAATAAATGAGTTGTACAATGGAATTAGAGATGTAGCGCCTGAGTTGGAAGTATTGCATACAGACAATGCAAACCCGGGATTTATAGCAAAATATTATCCAGAAAGTGCCAGGGCAATAGAAATAATCGTAAATTACAACACACCAGGTGATATTTTTTCGTTTGGAATTGAAAGTTTTGACGAAAATGTAAGAAAGAAGAATAATATCCAAGGAAGTGTAGATGATATAGATTTTGCAATAAGACTTGTAAACGAGGTTGGTGGAAAAAGGGTGGAAGGCGTACCAAAGCTTTTGCCAGGATTAAATTTTATATTTGGTTTATACGGTGAAACAAAAAAGTCCTATGAGATATTGTACAAAAAATTAAAAGAATACTTAAATGATAATGTATTGATAAGAAGGATAAATTTAAGGCAGCTTTATTTGGTACCAAATACGCCTATGTGGTATTTGAGCAAGAGAAAACATCTTAAGGTAAATAAAAAGTTATTTAACCACTATAAATATCTAATTAGAAGAGAAATAGATGCCCCTATGCTAAGAAAAGTATTTCCAAAAGGAACTATCATTCGAAATGTAATTTCTGAATTTAGAGAGGGAAATATAACGTTTGCAAGACCTCTTGGCACTTACCCTATTCTAATAGGTGTTATAGGAATTTTCGAAGGAAAATCAGATGTTTATGTGGTGGATCATGGAAGAAGGTCCATTACGGCAATTGAAATGGAAAGAAAAGTAGGCGATTACTCAATTAATGAGCTTACAAAAATTCCGGGTATAGGAAAATCAACTGCACAAATGTTAAAAGAAAAATTTTTCAACCAGCCTTTATGGAAAGTATTGGAGGGACAAGTTGATTAA
- a CDS encoding ATP-dependent helicase — MFEKELDEEQYEAVTKSQGKTLVIAGPGSGKTRVITYKIAYLINSGVKPQEIMLVTFTKAAAKEMLQRAKIVSKSNLEGITAGTFHHVCNLFLRRYGSTIGLKPNFTILDSEDAKDLMESIRSQLIPKSERKTVPTAKQLLSIYSYMNNTLSSLKEAITRYNPRFLEQEHTIEQILIKYQQEKQAQNSVDYDDLLIHTLHILSTSKSIRLRESERYKWILVDEFQDTNIVQFKIVELLSTVHKNLIVVGDDAQSIYSFRGARFENVLDFQKEAETFKIQTNYRSSQEIVNFINEMLPKKSIKKTLCAKRSTGIKPFLVQVFDHYDEADFVANEIVNFQHNGISLNDIAVLYRAHAHSLELQLELSKHNIPFKLYSGLRFTETAHVKDCMAFLKTTVNPEEKISWIRLLKLVNGIGNIKANNYAEEISKIGYSALDKIKEKSSDFKKLRETIKNTLTVENPGERIKIFYIDFYHKKMEEKFEDYKDRREDIERLIEMASFYKNTENFIGDILISESYEMRNEDNEKEKVTLTTIHQAKGLEWKVVFILSVNPGDFPHIMSLRENNIDEEERLFYVAITRAKDYLYIIHSIGGSSRIFYGNDYLIRRGKSFIDEIPFHLVEHLEYGVEK, encoded by the coding sequence ATGTTTGAAAAAGAACTTGATGAAGAACAATATGAAGCGGTAACAAAATCACAAGGGAAAACATTAGTAATAGCAGGACCTGGCAGTGGTAAAACAAGGGTAATTACATACAAAATAGCATACCTTATAAACTCCGGTGTAAAACCACAGGAGATAATGCTTGTTACATTTACAAAAGCAGCTGCAAAAGAAATGCTACAAAGGGCTAAAATAGTTTCAAAATCAAATCTAGAAGGTATTACGGCAGGTACGTTCCATCATGTATGTAACCTATTTCTTAGAAGATATGGAAGTACAATTGGACTAAAACCAAACTTTACCATCCTAGATAGTGAGGATGCAAAAGATTTAATGGAAAGCATTAGAAGTCAATTAATACCAAAGTCTGAAAGAAAAACAGTACCAACTGCAAAGCAACTGCTCTCAATATATTCATATATGAACAATACACTTTCATCGCTAAAAGAAGCAATAACAAGATACAATCCAAGATTTCTAGAACAAGAACATACAATAGAACAAATATTAATAAAATACCAACAAGAAAAACAAGCTCAAAATTCTGTAGATTATGATGACCTTTTAATCCATACACTCCACATACTTTCAACAAGCAAAAGCATCAGATTAAGAGAATCGGAAAGATACAAGTGGATACTCGTTGATGAATTTCAAGACACCAATATAGTACAATTTAAAATAGTAGAACTACTATCAACTGTACATAAGAACCTAATAGTTGTTGGAGACGATGCACAAAGCATTTATTCATTTAGAGGTGCAAGGTTTGAAAATGTACTCGATTTTCAAAAAGAAGCAGAAACATTCAAAATCCAAACAAATTACAGAAGTTCACAAGAAATAGTCAATTTTATAAACGAAATGCTCCCAAAAAAATCTATAAAGAAAACATTATGCGCAAAAAGAAGTACAGGTATAAAACCATTTTTAGTACAAGTATTTGACCATTACGATGAAGCAGATTTTGTAGCAAATGAAATTGTAAACTTTCAACATAACGGAATATCCTTAAATGACATTGCAGTGCTATACAGAGCACACGCACATTCCCTTGAACTTCAACTTGAACTTTCAAAACATAACATTCCTTTTAAGTTATACTCTGGTTTACGATTTACCGAAACAGCACATGTAAAAGATTGCATGGCATTTCTAAAGACCACGGTAAATCCTGAAGAAAAGATTTCATGGATACGGCTCCTAAAACTTGTAAATGGCATAGGAAATATAAAGGCAAACAACTATGCAGAAGAAATTTCAAAAATAGGATATAGCGCATTAGACAAAATAAAGGAAAAAAGTTCCGATTTTAAAAAACTAAGGGAAACTATTAAAAATACACTAACTGTGGAAAATCCAGGTGAAAGAATAAAGATATTTTACATAGACTTTTATCACAAAAAAATGGAGGAAAAATTTGAAGATTACAAAGATAGAAGAGAGGATATAGAGCGCCTTATAGAAATGGCATCATTTTACAAAAACACCGAAAACTTTATCGGTGATATATTAATAAGTGAAAGCTATGAAATGAGAAATGAAGACAACGAAAAAGAAAAGGTAACACTTACTACTATCCACCAGGCAAAAGGGCTTGAATGGAAAGTAGTTTTTATTTTAAGTGTTAACCCCGGTGATTTTCCACATATAATGAGTCTACGCGAAAATAACATAGATGAAGAAGAAAGGTTATTTTATGTTGCAATAACACGTGCAAAAGATTATCTATACATAATCCACAGTATAGGTGGTTCATCTAGAATATTCTACGGAAATGATTATCTAATAAGACGTGGAAAGAGCTTTATAGACGAGATACCCTTTCACCTTGTTGAACACCTTGAATATGGAGTTGAAAAATGA
- a CDS encoding RNA polymerase sigma factor — MKFFEHKEKDNSQISWEGEKKFIDALKRGEEWAYRRLYREYAPKIGSFAKTYFGTDDVDDIVQEVMLRIFKGIKKFKGNSSLSTWIYKITLNVCNTYYEKFKKKSEKVFSVENDEEDIETDIPDKEKDVQKEVESELLYEKINKVLEKLPENERILIKLRDIDEMSYLEIADILSIPEGTVKSRLHNARKKFKNLLKEEGIV, encoded by the coding sequence TTGAAATTTTTTGAACACAAAGAAAAAGACAATAGTCAAATTAGTTGGGAAGGTGAAAAAAAGTTTATAGATGCCCTAAAAAGGGGAGAAGAATGGGCATATAGAAGGTTGTACAGAGAATATGCGCCAAAGATCGGTTCATTTGCCAAAACGTATTTTGGAACAGATGATGTAGATGACATAGTACAGGAAGTTATGTTAAGGATATTTAAAGGAATAAAGAAATTTAAGGGAAACTCTTCACTTTCTACTTGGATATATAAAATAACGTTAAATGTGTGCAACACGTATTACGAAAAATTCAAAAAGAAAAGTGAGAAAGTTTTTAGTGTGGAAAACGATGAAGAAGATATAGAAACAGATATTCCGGATAAAGAAAAAGATGTGCAAAAAGAAGTGGAATCGGAATTATTATACGAAAAAATCAATAAAGTGCTAGAAAAGCTCCCGGAAAATGAGAGAATATTAATAAAACTTAGGGATATAGATGAAATGTCTTACCTTGAAATAGCGGATATCCTAAGCATACCTGAAGGCACTGTAAAGAGCAGACTTCACAATGCCAGGAAAAAATTTAAAAATCTTCTTAAGGAGGAAGGTATAGTATGA
- a CDS encoding SRPBCC family protein — protein sequence MLKLKPMHFTDFIDAPVEKVYKTFVNENGWDPWFTDGMKMELKDGGKIFFRWERLTGEEVIDRGYTIEIIPNKLWEFWWYEYEDGFRSKVTIKFQKNLDGGTWISITDNTIVKSMEEIDIRYGCAFGWGQMLILAKAYIEQNIILLR from the coding sequence GTGCTTAAATTGAAACCCATGCATTTTACAGATTTTATAGATGCACCTGTTGAAAAGGTATACAAAACGTTTGTAAATGAAAACGGATGGGATCCATGGTTTACAGATGGCATGAAAATGGAATTAAAAGACGGTGGAAAGATATTCTTTAGATGGGAAAGATTAACAGGTGAAGAGGTTATTGATAGGGGATACACTATTGAAATAATTCCAAACAAGTTATGGGAATTCTGGTGGTATGAATACGAAGACGGATTTAGATCAAAAGTTACTATAAAGTTTCAAAAGAACTTAGACGGTGGAACTTGGATAAGTATAACGGATAATACCATTGTTAAAAGCATGGAAGAAATAGACATTAGATACGGTTGTGCATTTGGATGGGGACAGATGCTCATACTCGCAAAGGCATATATAGAACAAAATATAATACTACTTCGGTAA
- a CDS encoding DUF72 domain-containing protein — MIYIGTSGFQFDDWIGTVYPKDIKKAQMLNYYVGKYTFNTVELNYTYYRMPKYKGIVSLLRKTPRNFVFSIKLHGGITHEKSLELVDKFLQETCEMENENRLIGYLAQFPFSFKKTPESERYLYKLSKKIKNLFVEFRHISWLDFKTKDFEIITIDQPQLKDFYPFKINANEKLYVRLHGRNKKWFEGDVKTRYNYNYKRKELLEIYEKIKDFEGEKYIYFNNCYRGYALLNAVEFREIIGGGKLEIF; from the coding sequence ATGATATACATAGGAACAAGTGGTTTTCAATTTGATGATTGGATAGGTACAGTATATCCAAAAGACATTAAAAAGGCACAGATGTTAAATTATTACGTTGGAAAGTACACATTTAATACAGTTGAATTAAACTACACGTATTATAGAATGCCAAAATACAAAGGTATTGTATCTCTTTTAAGAAAAACTCCAAGAAATTTTGTATTTTCAATAAAACTACACGGTGGAATAACACACGAAAAAAGTTTAGAACTTGTGGATAAATTCTTGCAAGAAACATGTGAAATGGAAAACGAAAATAGATTGATAGGTTATCTTGCACAATTTCCGTTTTCATTTAAAAAAACTCCAGAAAGTGAAAGATATTTGTATAAACTTTCAAAAAAGATAAAAAATTTGTTTGTTGAGTTTAGACATATATCTTGGTTAGATTTTAAAACAAAAGACTTTGAAATAATAACAATTGATCAACCACAGTTAAAGGATTTCTATCCATTTAAGATAAATGCAAATGAGAAATTATACGTTAGACTCCATGGAAGAAATAAAAAGTGGTTTGAAGGAGATGTTAAAACAAGGTATAATTACAATTACAAAAGAAAAGAACTTTTGGAAATTTATGAAAAAATAAAGGATTTTGAAGGGGAAAAGTATATTTACTTTAATAACTGCTATCGTGGATACGCACTTTTAAATGCAGTGGAATTTAGGGAAATAATTGGTGGTGGAAAACTTGAAATTTTTTGA
- a CDS encoding competence/damage-inducible protein A, translating to MKKSIILAIGNELVEGIILDTNSKYISRKLLDFGYKTIAIKTLPDDMKILVEEIKSSLKKADLLITTGGLGPTEDDLTRESVSKAIGKKLVFSDKIYKSILEKIKKFHREVPENVKKQAWVIESAKVIENPVGTAPGQIIDNIIILPGPPVEMKPIFDKALNYIEKGEKIYQRRVKFLGIPEAVLVEKYKDIIYKHDINVATMASHITGVELRFTGERKKVDEIVNLLKEKLSDYIYAFDDKTIEEVVFEKLGDKTVSFAESCTGGLISSKFVSLPGVSKVFKGAIVAYSNEVKENVLNVSKNTIKTFGAVSKECVTEMAKGVCKILNSDYSVSVSGIAGPTGGTKEKPVGTVWICAYDRQKDVYLAKNFLFRGNRQIIREKSSLYALNLLRRIIE from the coding sequence ATGAAAAAATCCATAATTTTGGCAATAGGAAATGAACTAGTCGAGGGAATAATACTAGATACAAACTCAAAATATATATCAAGAAAGTTATTAGATTTTGGATACAAAACTATAGCTATAAAAACACTTCCAGATGACATGAAAATATTGGTAGAAGAAATTAAAAGTTCCTTAAAAAAAGCAGATTTATTAATAACAACTGGAGGTTTAGGTCCTACAGAAGATGATCTAACAAGAGAGTCGGTTTCCAAAGCCATTGGAAAAAAACTCGTATTTTCAGATAAAATATACAAAAGCATATTAGAAAAGATAAAAAAATTTCACAGAGAAGTGCCAGAAAATGTAAAAAAACAAGCATGGGTAATAGAAAGTGCAAAGGTAATAGAAAATCCCGTTGGAACAGCACCTGGACAGATAATTGATAATATAATTATTCTTCCAGGTCCTCCTGTTGAAATGAAACCTATTTTTGATAAAGCGTTAAACTACATAGAAAAAGGTGAAAAAATATATCAAAGAAGGGTTAAATTTTTGGGTATTCCAGAGGCCGTATTGGTAGAAAAATACAAAGATATAATATACAAACACGATATCAACGTTGCAACAATGGCAAGTCATATCACAGGTGTGGAATTAAGGTTTACCGGTGAAAGAAAAAAAGTAGATGAAATAGTAAATTTACTTAAGGAAAAATTATCCGATTATATTTACGCATTTGACGACAAAACAATAGAAGAAGTGGTCTTTGAAAAATTGGGAGATAAAACTGTCTCCTTTGCAGAATCTTGTACAGGTGGATTGATTTCCTCAAAATTTGTTAGTCTCCCTGGTGTTTCAAAAGTATTTAAAGGCGCAATTGTAGCATATTCAAATGAAGTAAAGGAAAATGTTTTAAATGTAAGTAAAAATACCATTAAAACTTTTGGAGCTGTAAGTAAAGAATGCGTAACTGAAATGGCAAAAGGGGTATGTAAGATTCTAAATAGCGATTATTCCGTCTCGGTATCTGGTATAGCAGGACCCACAGGTGGTACCAAGGAAAAACCCGTAGGGACTGTTTGGATTTGTGCCTACGATAGACAAAAAGATGTTTATCTTGCAAAAAATTTTCTCTTTAGGGGAAATAGACAAATAATAAGGGAAAAATCTTCACTCTATGCATTAAATCTACTAAGGAGGATTATAGAATGA